AGCATTGAGGCCATCACCATGGTAACCTGAGGACCAATATGAGGAAAATGGACTCAGTTACAGATCTGTAAATAGACAGTACTTCTGTTTAGGGTGAAGGATAATGAGGGTCTTTGGAAGTCAAACAACAGACGCTAAACAACCCAACAACTGAATCTTTGGCTAAGGCACGTTAGTCAAACTGTCAGAGTGTTTTggtgattttttattttgtgtatgggtattttgcttgcatgtgtgtatgtgcatggtggAAATCTGAGGAAGTTGTGAgactcccctggaactggagttacagtcatgagctatcatgtgggtcctgggaacccagCCCAcgtgctctgcaagagcaacaaccTCCCTGCACGACTGTCACTGTCAGTCACTTTTCAGGTATCATTGTGCACATGCACAGATGGGTCTacgtgggggtcagaggacaactttggtgGAGTTAATTCTCTCCTCAAACCTCTCCATGGGTtaagggatcaaactcaggttgccagcaTGCATGGCAAGCACCTTCACTCACTGGCCCTGGCCAGACAGTACCATCGTTTCTGCCCTCGTATTGCCTTTGCCATTACCTCCATGAGATAAGACTTTCTTATAGGGCTCAATGATGGTCATGTCCACTCGCTGCTCTCGTTGTCCTGTTCGAAACACTCTCCAACGATGACCATCTTCTCCAGCCACATCGCACACACATCCCTGGCCCAGCCTTTCAGCTGCCTCACTTGCCCCCAGGCCCTCTGCCCGAGGCAAATCATCTAAAACACATAGGAAGAAAAAATGAACATGGCAGATTCTTGTAATCTCCTGGATCAATAGAATTTACTCCTCCAGTTTTTTGTTCGCTTGggtttttgagagaaggtctcgcTGTGTGGCTCAGGCCAGCTTCCAACTCCTgactcttctgcctcagcctcctgagtgctagtacAACTGGCagaatttactgttttttttttaaattatcaaatcataatttttactttttaacacaggggttataaacacaaaaatgcaggatgtggggaaggagatgacacaggagcataggtgttcagggggagtacagatatctttcagaacacaGAATTTACTGTTTTAACCTCtcatgtttcagtgttttccttgGCTCTCAGTTTGTCCAATTAATTCAACCTGTTGggtctcttctgcctcttcttaaCTTTCTCTTTCACTAGACTATGGCCTtaggattctctgtctctctgtctctatccttCTCTACCTCACCAcaatccctccctctttccctccacatacctggtgtgtgtgtgtgtgtgtgtgtgtgtgtgtgtgtgtgtgtggtgttttggaGACAAGTGTCTCTATTTAGCCTTGGCCATCTTGGAACTCAATATataggaccaggctggcctggaattcacagagatctgccttgtctgccttctgggtgctgggattaaagatgtgtgccagcAACCATGTCCAGACATGAGTTGGCTTTTTAAAACATGAAGTTGTGGGGAtgtaactcaggtcctcatgcttgtgtgacaatCAGTTTGTCTACTGAGGTATCAGCTCAACTCGTTTTCAGTCTACTGTCATTAAATGTGACCAGACATCCCATGATTAAAACCTTTGTATTATTCCTCATTGTCTAGCATACAAAAGTCTATACCCATTAGCATAGCAACACGGACCACCATGATATGAACTTTGCCAGCTTAACCCAGCACTATCTTTTGAtattctccctctgcctcccagctcttTATATATAGTCAGGCTTTGTGCTTTGAATCCCCCTGTATTCCATGCTATTTCCTGAATTGCTACATCTATCTGGAACAGCCCCACTCTAATACTGATAAACATGACTCTTAGCATTCAGGCCTGGACTCAGAATTGTCTCAAAGTCCCTAACGTCCACATGGAGAGCCTGACTTCAGCTGCAATTGTTTATAGGTTCTTATTTCCTACTAAACAGTGTTTCCTGGGGTTAGGGCAcctttgtgtttgtatttgttttgtttgtttgggagacAAGGCTTCACATTGTAGCTCCTTTTGTAGCCTAGACTGTCCTCATACTCTTGCAAGCTTCCGGCCTCGGCCTTAAAGCTGTATCAGAGGCATGCAGTCACCCCCACCCAGCTTCTTGTCCTTATTACCTCAGGCTGTCGGGGTGGCATCTggctgtagtcccagcacttgggaggctaagacaaggaggatcttgagtttgagaccagcctgggttacaagaGACACCCTGTCCCAAACACAATAGTAGAGTAACAATTCAGTCCTGGATCAGGGCAGCATGGAACAGACattcactatctatctatctttctatctatctttctatctttctttctttctttcttcctttttttctttctttcttcatttactttttttttgtctcaatacttttgtcttttgtttgctttttttatttttaagacaaggtctcactgtgtagaactAGGCTggctcacactcacagagatccatttgcctctgcctcccaaatgctgggattaaaggctttaaCCAGCACATGCAGCTTTGATCTTTTCTTTatcgttattattattattttatgtgtatatgtgtgtttcttaaATATGTATCTGAgtgctacatgtgtgcctggtactgtggaggccaaaagaaggtgaTAGATATCCTGGACCTATAGTTACAGGTAGTTctgaaccactatgtgggtgctggggatggaacccatgtcatctggaagagcagttagtgctcttaactgatgagccacctCTTCTGCCCTTCGatctttttcttaataaatttcTCCTCCTAGTCCTTGGCTGGTCTCCTACCCACTCTGGAAGCTGCTCCTTTCCTCTGTGTTGCCTTCTGGCCTCTCGGCTACTAcctcatcttctcttctctttctccctccttccttcctttctttctttctttctttctttctttctttctttctctttctttctttccttctttctttctttccttccttccttctttgtttctttcttcctttctttcttctttctttcagattcatttattattttaagttgtatgaatgttctgcttgcatgtatatgtgtgtgtaccacatacatgcctggtgcccttggaagtcagaagaggggcagtggtggcacatgccttttaccccagcacttgggaggcagaggcaggtggatttctgagttcaaggccagcctggtctacagagtgagttccaggacagccagggctacacagagaaaccctgtctggaaaaggaaacaaacaatcaaaaaatgaaggtcagaagagggcatcggatcccctgggactggaagtAGAccactgccatgtgggtgctggttattgaatccaggacctctggaaaagcggccatgctcttaaccactgagcgaacactgctgcctgcctgcttagCCTAACAGCTGGTCCCATCTGTCCACTTGGAGCTGCATTTTCTACTTGCTTCTGCTTCTACCAGCCCCGCCCCTGACTTTGCTCCCACCTTCCCATTCAAACTCATGTCCACTGTCCAGCTGCTCCGAGTCTGAAGGCGTCTCCAATTCATCCACCTCCAGGTCCAAGCTACCatcagaggaggaagacaaagagcgGGTGGAAGAGGCTCCATTTTCTCTGGTTCCCTCAGTCAGACTCAGCTGCCATTCTGGGGCTGAAAGACGCTTCCGCATAGGGCGCTGGCCACACAAGGCCAGACTGCTAGGGGTACCTGTGATTGGAAGACAAGAGCAGGAAAATATGCAGATGGAAAAATGTGTGAGTGGATGGTGATCTGAGTTCCCTGTGAGTGGAGGCATGTgccttgtaatcccaacactacAAAAGAAGACGGACAAGAGGGTCACAGTTCAACGTTACCTTGACTACAGATTGAGTTACAgagcatcctgggctacatgagtctgtatcaaaagaaagacacaaatgCACAGGGACTCCTACATACAGGGCTTgatgccaggcttggtggctcacatctgcaaTTAcagcttttgggaggcagagagaggaggataacTGCAAGGTTTGCCCtcttgcttgttttgtgtgtttgggtatttcttacatgtatgtttgtctgtgtatgatATGTAATGCTTTCAGAGCCTAGAAGAGGTTGttagatcctctgggactggagttaggcttggttgtaaaccaccatgtgggttctgggaatcaaacacaggtcctctgtaagaatagcCAATACTCTCAattgctgagctatttctccagtcaGTCCTGAGAAgtgcaaatttgaggccaactcAGACTAcatgagttcgagaccagcctaggctagaAAGTTGAGTCAGTCTCAAAGAAACCCAATTAAACCACAGACACAGTGAcacttgcctttaattccagcacccaggaggcagaggagggagacctCTGTGgattcaaagtcagcctagtctacaaatgagttccaggccagctagggctacatagaaagacactgtttcaaacaaacaaacaaaccaacgaATAAACGAACAAAACTCACCAAACACCAACAGtaactaaaattaaattttaaatgagataatacCTGTGAATTTTGAGAAAGAGATGTGACCCAGGGCAAGTGGAAAGGGAGAAAGTAGATGCAAAGAGACAGAAGCTACACAGCAACACCCTCGCCTTAACAACAGCACCAGAAGTCAGCTCTAACCCCAGGTCTAGTTTCCACTTTCCTTTCCCTACCTGCCTCAGAGCCTCTTTGAGGGTCTTCAGGGTCTCCAGACAGGCCAGGCTCCTCAGGAAGCAGTCTAGAGGGGAGAGGTTAAACAGGGGCTTAGGCACAGATACCCAGCCAGCTGCCTCCGTCAGCCTTCCCTCTTCACTGTGCTCATTTCTCTTCTTGCCCCAATCTCCCCTGAAGTTGTTTGGTTTTAGGTCTATGGGTGCGTTTTGCCTCCATGTTTATCTctgcaccacatatgtgcctggggctCTTGAgcccagaagaaggtgtcagatcgcCTGGGACGAGAGCAAAGGATGactgtgaggcaccatgtggtttctgagacTCAAACCTCTGAAAGAGCCACAGGGAGGGCAAACAACTCTCAGCCTCACCTAGGAAACTCTTCATCTTGCCACTCCTCCTTCAGCTCCAGCTCTCCAAGTCTCAGGGCTGCTCCTGGTTCCGAGgctcctgccttctcctcagcCCTGATAGTCAATGGCCCAGAAGAAGAGACCATGAAACAACCTAGACAGTATCCTGAGGGAGCCAGACATCAGGTGGCAGACTCTAGTGTGAAGAACATGCCACGGAGGCCCCGTCTACATGTACGGGCGGTATCCCTTTCCACTTGCCAGAGCAGGCCATCTGCTGCTGAGCTTAGCAGAGGGGATGGCCCAGCAAGCTAATCCATGGTAGTGGCTTCACCTACAGTGTAGGAGTGAAAGGAATCCCACATCCCGACTGGCTGGAACCCAGACAGACCTGCCCAGTTAACCCTGGGCAAAGCAGTAGCAGATGGCAACTCGTCAGCCCAGCCTTTCCTCTGCTGTGCTTGGAAAATATGGGACAGGTAcaaggacagagggagaaaggagagattcACTGGGAAGCAGAACCAGGGTATACATTTGGTTCTGGGACAGGTATCCTAGTGGCTATTGTAGAGGATGGGAgttaggagggaaggagggagagatagtggggaggggaggggaggggagcagaggggaggggaggggagaagaggggaggggaggggaggagaggggaggggaggaaagaagagaagagaagagaagagaagagaagagaagagaagagaagagaagagaagagaagatggatcTATTACACATAAGTTAGAAATCGTTCTTTAAACTGTGAAACTGGTTCCATGCTGTATTCATTTCCTGTTCCAAACCACCAGGTCCCTTCTCTGCTAACTTCTCATGCTCTTCTTTAAGGAAGCCAGGAAGCCCTGGCTGGTAGGAAACACCCTCTCTGCCTCCAGTTAGGCCAAGGCCTCACTTACCTTTCTTCTAATGTCTCCTTTCCTGTTTCTTGCCTGGTTTCCATCTTCCCGAGTCGTCCTGTGTTGTGTGGGCACTTGAGGACAGGAGGCTGCGGTCCCAGCCCCCAAACTCTTCGCTTGCCTGTGTCAGCTGTTGCTCTTGCCTCTAAGGAAGCAGGAGGTGTGGAAGGGAGGTAACCTCATCTTCAAACAGGTTTTGCCACCTCCCCTCCCAAGGAGCAGGTTTGCCCAAAAGCCCAGCCTCTTGTGTGGGGGCGGGCTTTCGGGTGAAGAGTGAGATTTCTAGGGTGGTGATCTGTCTCCATTCCAGATTCTTTATAACCTAGaagcccccccctttttttttttgccctttaAGGGGTCGGGGGAGATGTTAAAGCTGATTTCGTGAaagctgattttgtgtgtgtcaGCATGTGTGCATTCCTGTAGGAGCCTGAAGCTGGCGTTGAATATCTTCCTCTATCTGCTATGGCAGGGTCTCTCAATTAAACCCAGGGCTCACTGATTCACCTAGCTTTAGCTAGCCAGACTAATTCTAGGGATTCCCCTGACCGTTTCTCCCAGAGTGCCAGGGTTACAGGGAGATGCTACATCTGCCCAGCCTTTTTGTGTCCTGGGGATCTAAAGTTGGGTCCTCTTGCTTGGATGAGTGCCTTAtgcactgagccagctccccgaccttttatttttctaagtttcttaCATTTTAGAACAGTCTGATGTGGAATGGGTGGTCACATGATCTTTCCACCTCAGGTCCCACCAGGAACtaagttttacttatttttagaatattatttattgtgtgtgtatgagtacacgTGGACCCACTCATGTGCAAGGTCGGGGgagggtgtcttcctctatcactttacctattttttttgagataaggtctctctttAAACCTAGATCTTGTGCTATTTAGGCTGGAATCCCACCAGCTGTCTTCCCGTCTCTGCTCTACTTGGAGCTGGGAGTATAGGCTTCTTTAGAGCTGCATCttgttacatgggtgctgggatctgaactcactTTCTTGattgaggagaacacagtttTAACTGCCGAGCCACCTCTCTATCCCTTGGagcttaaatttgttttttttttttttttaattttatgtgcataggtATATTGCCTACATATCTGTCTGTGCACCAAGTGTGTGGCTGGTGCCCTTGGAGGATAGGAGGAGGTTTTAgatttcctgggactggagttacaggtagttgtgagccttgtgggtgctgggaaacagcCGTggatcctccagaagagcagccagtcctcttaaccattgagccatctcctctgcccttaacatttttataaattacattttgagtgtgtaggtgtgtgaCATCTTGTGAGAATTAGTAcgttccttctaccatgtaggtgcaAGGAATGAACTTCAGATGGTCATTGGGGCCCTGGGCACCTCTACCCATACCTTCTCACAGTCCGAGCTCCTACCTTTTAAAAGTAGGTCCTGTAATCTTAGCTTCTTAGGAGGCTGATCAGGAAtgcaagttctaagccagcctgggtaacttagtgagaccctgtctccaaatataaagttaaaaacagctggagggtggtggtgcacgcctttaatcctatcactcagaaggcagaggcaggtggatctctcagtttaaggccagcctagtctatacattgagttccaggacaggcagagctatgcagagaaaccctgcctcaaaacaaacagttaaaaatggGCTAGAGATGAAAAacactcagtggtagaacacctgACAGCATGAACCAGGTCTGGGTATCATCCCAgaaccacacatatatacaggcaaagcTATTGTGAGTCCATCTTGGACCTACTTTTCTAGGATAAGGAAAACAGAGGAGACAAGCCAGGTATGTCACATCTGCGATTCTAGCACAAGGAGCCTTCTGCTGGAGGATCACTATGCATtagaggctagccttggctacaggaTAAGCTAGGGTAGCTTGgcagactgtctcaaaaaaagaaacaaaactgagacAATTAAcacgttctgtagaccaggctggcctcgaactcagaaagctgcctgcctctgcctcctgagtgctgggattaaaggtgtgcaccaccactgcccggcttacaaCTGAATATTTTAAGGGAAGCTCTGGGAACAGGAATCAAGGGAAGGTTGAAGATGAACGGGAACAGCTCATAGCTGAGTCAACAAAGCACAagtgggagatggggagaggggtCTGTGGGAGATGAGATGTGAGAGATCAGGAGATGTGGGAGACAAGTTTGTGGGAGGTGCAGAGGGAAGGCCtgattatacttttaaaaagagacaagACCTCAAACaggaagaaagtatttattatgaaacaaaaatgcaaaacaaagtaCCAAAGTCACAGAACACAATCCCTTTGGTTCAGTGATCGCACCAATATTTCACGTTCCCATTGGCTATAGACGTCATACCCTAAAGTGAAGTCAGACTGCCCCAAACCACCACACACCCTACTGTTCAGCAATACTGTTTGCAACTTATATGGGGTAAGAACAGGGGAAACAGCTTGGTTTGAAAAAAGAGGggcgggaggggaggggaggggagcgggggaggggagaggaggagtgaCTACACATGCAGAACCAGTCACTGGGAGAGAGCTCGCTGCTGGGTCACCATTACAACCTGTACATGCTACATGAGGCTAAGTTCCTTggtacactcacacataaacacgaAACAATCCAGTGACCCTGAGCACTCCCagggaagacaaaagaaaaaataacatggacggagaggagagaaagaacaggaggaagagcaggTCACAGACCACTGGGGCACATTCCCTCCCAACCtgttacagatgaagaaatgagACCCAGAACATCAGGGCACATCCCTCCCAACCTCAGTTAGATGGGGAAATGAGACTCAGGACAGCAGGTGTCTCACCAGAAGACACTCCACGAAGTCTTCAATATGAGCAAAACCAGAAAAAGACTGACAAGACCTTGCCAGACCCACTAAGATGGGATATCCAGGGCTCAGTTGGCAAACATGCCCATGAGGTCCCATAGCCAGCCTGGGTGCCAGGAGAAGGCGAGAACCTCAGTCCTCAGGTCCTGTGTGGGTCCCGTGACTCTGGGACAGAAGGAGCCAAAGATACAGGAAATCAGACATCTGTTCAAGACAAGACACTCGCCAGGTGTAACAGTAGTGCTTGACAGTTCAGCACTCAAGGggattaggaattcaagactagccTCAGATACATacagagctcaaggccagcctgggctacatgaggctctgtctcaaaaagaactttaaaaaaattgaaaaggtcAATTCATGGAGACGAGCAGTGAATTGGTTTCATGGCAgatgctgtctgtctgtttccgGTCCTTCTGAAGACACTGAGATGGGGTCTACATTCCTTTTGTCCTGCTCTGTCAGGACAGTGGTCCTATTACACTGTACCCACCAAACAGAGGAAGCTCAGTGcagattaaataataaaattaaataaaccgcGTCTGACtggtagagacaggagggaagGCAGACGGCTGTCCTCACAGCAGTTGCTTTCATTGCCCTCCCACTGTTACGAGAACAGCACACCCGCTCCTGGAGCCGTGGACATAGTTGCTGAAGTGGTCAAACATCTCAAAGCATGCATTTGAGGCAGGCTGGTCACCTCCTCCACACCTCCCACCCTGCTTCCAATGGTCACTTATTTGATGAGCAGGCTCTGGTTGACTGGGATAGTGAGATCTGACTGCACTTCTCAAAGACAGCCTCAGCAGAGAGCTTAGGCAACCCCTGATCCAGAGGGCACTCATCCACCAAGCTGTTCATGGGCGTGGGTGGCAGCGGAGGGTCTTCCTCATCTTGACTCAGTCCAGAAATCAAGGAGTTACTCGCCCTGTCCAATTCCTTGTCCACCTGCTCCCTAGACACACCCACTACTACCTCAGACT
Above is a genomic segment from Arvicanthis niloticus isolate mArvNil1 chromosome 4, mArvNil1.pat.X, whole genome shotgun sequence containing:
- the Bnipl gene encoding bcl-2/adenovirus E1B 19 kDa-interacting protein 2-like protein; protein product: METRQETGKETLEERAEEKAGASEPGAALRLGELELKEEWQDEEFPRLLPEEPGLSGDPEDPQRGSEAGTPSSLALCGQRPMRKRLSAPEWQLSLTEGTRENGASSTRSLSSSSDGSLDLEVDELETPSDSEQLDSGHEFEWEDDLPRAEGLGASEAAERLGQGCVCDVAGEDGHRWRVFRTGQREQRVDMTIIEPYKKVLSHGGYHGDGLNAVILFASCYLPQSSIPNYTYIMEHLFRYMVGTLELLVAENYLLVHLSGGTSRAQVPPLSWIRQCYRTLDRRLRKNLRALVVVHATWYVKAFLALVRPFISSKFTRKIRFLDSLGELAQLISLEQVHIPEVVRQLDQDLHGSKGT